From the genome of Xylocopilactobacillus apis:
ATGATACGAATGAGGATGTAACCATTTATTTTCAAAAACAAGGCTTCTTTTTGTTTGATGAAAAAGGTGATAATTTAAGTTTGGAGCCACGCCATGATTAATCAGAAAACTGGCTGGAAACAGACGCTTCATGCACTGATTTATTTAGCACCAATGATGATTTTGCTATCTATTTTCTTTTTATATCCAATCATTTCAACTTTCTTACTGAGTGCCTTTAAAAAATATAACTTTTACACCAATGTTGGAGATGGCGTTGGATTTACGAATTTTATTTATCTTTGGCGCGATCCGCTTTTTCATAAGGCCGTTTTAAATACTTTTGTCTTTGTACTTGGAGTGGTCCCAGCATCGATTATTATTTCGCTGGGCATTTCAATGCTTCTCAATCGTTTTAAAAAAGTGCGGGGATTTTTCCAGACTTTATATTTCCTTCCTTACGTCACGAGTACCGTCGCAATCGCAATGGTTTGGGTCTGGATTTATCACAGTGATTACGGAGTTTTGAACTTCATTTTAGGCCTTTTCCATATTAAACCGATCGGTTGGCTGACTAATCCGCACTATACGATGCTAACCTTAATTATCTTTAGCATCTGGAAAAATTTAGGCCTTAACATTATTCTCTTTCTAGTAGCTCTTAATAGTGTGCCAAAACAATATTATTTGAGCGCTAGTCTGGATGGAGCCAATTCCTGGCAGCAGTTTACTAATATTACACTGCCGTTAATTTCGCCGACAACTTTCTTGGTAACAATTAATGCGATGATTGCCAGCTTCAAGGTTTTTGATCAGATTTATGTTTTTTATCATAATACTGCAGGACCCAATAATTCAGGCATCACGATTGTGTATTATTTATATCAAAAATTTTACGTGGAAAATAATTATACAGTTGCATCAGCAGCGGGAGTGGTCCTATTTGTGATTATCATTATTGCGACGCTATTGCAAAATTATGTTTCTAAGCATTATGTGCACTATTAGGAGTTGGCATGACAAAGAAAAAAGCGGCTAATATTTTATTCTTTTTAATTTTGGTACTGGGGCTTTTATCATGGTGTTCCCATTTTTCTGGATGATCTCCACCGCAGTTAAAACACCAAGCGAAGCGGCAACTGTACCGCCGATTATGTGGCCAAAACATCCTCATTGGGGTAATTTTGTCAGTGCCTTTAATAGCGCACCTTTTGCCCGCTACTTGTTAAACAGTGTTATTGTGACAGTTCTCACAACAGTGGCGCAGATGTTTACCAGTATTTTGGCAGCATTTGCTTTTAGTAAGTTGAAGTTCTGGGGTAAAAATATCATTTTTATGATTTTTCTTTCAACGATGATGGTGCCGATTGAAATGTTAATTATTCCCAACTATGTGACGCTGTCAGAAGCTCATTTAATGAACACCTACTTTGCCTTAATTTTACCGTGGGCAGCGAGCTTCTTTACCGTATTTACACTGCGGCAAGCATTTAATTCAGTTCCGCCGCAAGTTTACTATGCGGCCAAAATTGATGGGGCAACTGATTGGAAATATTTATGGACAGTTTTGGTGCCCATCTGTCGTTCAAGTATTGTGGCATTGACGATTTTGGAAGTTATTGCCAGTTGGAATGATTTTCTTTGGCCGATGATTGTGACTAATGAACCAAATATGCGGACGCTGCCCGTAGCGGTTTCAAGTTTCACCAACGATGTTGGAACTAATTATCCATTTATGATGGCAGCTGCAACATTCGTCATTATTCCAATGATTATTCTGTATATTATCTTACAGAAATATATTATTCAGGGAATTAGTAAAGGCGGTTTGGTTGGCTAATGATAATTTTTCAAAAAATTATTTACTTTTTAAACTTAAGCGCTTATAATATTCCCCAAGATAAAAGACGCAGGAAAGACAAGTAAGTTTTGATAAACTGCCAGTGAGTTGGGGCTTAGTGGAAACCCAATCAGAATTGTCACTACCGAATAACACTTTCCCAGTTGCAGACTGAAACATTTAGTTGGAGTAGGTCTCGCCGTTGACCGAAATGTTATCATCGGAAGAGGATGTTAGTCCTCTAATTGAGCTGGTCTTTTTTAGACAACTTGGGTGGTACCGCGAAAGCTTTTCGTCCCTTTGATAGAGATGAAAGGCTTTTTTCTTTTATCAAAAAAAAGCAAGGAGAAAAAACTATGCATTTAATTATTCCAGATTCATATGAATCAAAATTATCAGTTCGTGAAACAGAAGAAGCAATTCGCTATATACGAGAAACTTTTCAAAATGAATTTGGTAAAGAAATGAATTTATCTCGTCTTTCGGCGCCAATGTTTGTCGAAAAGAAAACAGGCCTTAATGACAACTTAAACGGCATTGAGAAACCTGTTTCTTTCACGATGGCTGATATGGGTGATGAACAGATCGAAATTGTTCATTCTTTGGCAAAATGGAAACGAGTAGCTTTAAAGCGTTACGGCTTTGGGCTGCATGAAGGGTTGTATACGAATATGAATGCGATTCGTAAAGACGAGGACCTTGATAATTATCATTCAGCATATGTTGATCAATGGGATTGGGAAAAAGTGATCTCAAAAGATGAACGTAATTTAGATACCTTGCAATCGACGGTAAAAGAAATTTTTAAAGTAATTAAGCATATGGAACATGAAGTTTGGTATAAGTATCCCCAGTCCGTTCATCATCTGCCGGATGAAATCCATTTTATTACAACGCAGGAATTAGAAGACCGCTATCCAGATCTTAGCCCGGATGAAAGAGAAAACGAAATTGCTAAAGAACTTGGCGCAGTTTTTGTAATGAAAATTGGCGGTGCTTTAAAGAGTGGTGAACGGCATGATGGTCGAGCACCTGATTATGATGATTGGGACTTAAATGGAGATATTATCTTCTGGTATGAACCGCTCAACCGTAAGCTTGAAGTTTCAAGTATGGGAATTCGCGTTGATGCCGAGTCTTTAAAACGCCAGCTAAAAATTGCTGGGGCTGAAGATCGATTGAATTTACCATATCATCAAATAGTCTTGAATGAAGAAGTGCCATTTACGATTGGTGGTGGGATCGGTCAATCAAGACTATGTATGCTTCTTTTAGGTAAAGCTCACGTTGGAGAAGTTCAAGCTTCAATTTGGCCGGATGAAATGATTGATAAGTGTGAAAGTAACGGCATCCATTTACTGTAAATAAAAATGTTTCAGAAGGTGACTTAATGACAACAGTGAGCTTGATAATTAACGACGAAGATATGAAGTTGATAAAGAAATTTGTTAAAGTTCATAATCTAACTTTTTCCGATTTTGCACGTGAAGCAATGTTCGAAAAAATTGAAGACGAATATGATTTAAAAGAATTGAGACAGGCGATGTTAGAAGATGAAGGAGAACATCTTAGTCACGCTGAAGTCATGAAGGAATTTGGCCTTTGAATTATTCAGTTATCTATTCCAAACAGGCAATTAAATAATTGCAAAATCAGAACGATAATTTTTACGATTGGGAATCGAAGAGTTGTCTATAAACGTTAGGTGGAAGCTTAGCGTTTTTTATTTTGATTTAAATGTTCGTGATGAACATTTTTTTCAGTTCCATCTTGAACTGCCTGAGTATAATAGTCACATTTATACTCAATTGTATCTAGGGTGTTCTGCAATTCTTGCATTTGAGCTAAAGTTTTATTTTTTAGATTTTGAAACATCTCAAGTCGTTTAGTTAAAGTAGAATCACCTAGATTGCACCACTCCATAAAAACTTTGATGTCTTTAATAGACATCCCCGCACACTTTAGACAGCCAATTAGATTAAGTGTTTCAATGTTTTGAGAAGTAAATTTCCGGATGCCAGACTTATTTTTATGAAGGTCAGGAATAATTCCCTCTTGATCGTAATAACGTAAAGTTGATGGAGATACATTAAGCATTTGGGCTGCTTCACTAATTGAATATGTAGTTTTTTCTTTTTGCATAAAACCCCTCCAATGATCAAATTTTAGCATAAAGAATATAACAGTTTATATAAATATAAAATTTTTTCAAAGTTTGAGTACTATTTCATTTATCTTGTTGCTAAAATTTATTTGGTATATAAAAAATTAGCTCTCTGAAGGATTATTCACGTTGAAAAATATTAAAAAAATTGTAATTTTTATATTATTAACACTTTGTTCGATAACAGTTGTGTTAGCAGCGACTCGAAAACAGGACAGTAAAGCTGCTGATTTTACTCCAGATATTTTATTGAAAACCAAGGACGAACAAAAAGATAAAAATAATCAATTATTTTTTGATCCTTTCAAACAGGAAACAGGTCTCCCGAAAAATCAAAATTATGGGATAACTCCCCGTATCGGAGCTCAATTAGTTCAGTATGGATCGTTTAGATTAACTGGAGACAGCCGTCAAGATGTGAATGGGAAAAATTCCGTCCATCTAGAGTGGGCAGCAGTTCCTGACCTTTTAGATGGTTATGTAGTAGAACGAACTTTAAATTCATCGGCAACCGTTTGGGATAATCCGCCAGTCAATTATGGTAAACACGTCACAATTTTGAATATTTATCCTAACAACAGTAATTATTTAAAGTCTTGGATGGATCAAATTGACCCGAATACGGGTCAACCTGTTTCGATGGGCCTAATTTCAGTTGATGCAGTTTCTTTGACAGAATTTAACAAAAATCCTGATTATTATCTTAAAAAAGGAACATCCAGCTATCAGTATGATGGAATTTATTTTGGATCCGAAGACGTTAATGGTGGATATACACCCGGAGAGCATGATTTAACGGCATCATCTCAACCCGTTGTTGCGGCTTTTGGTGCGACTGGACGTTCAGTAATTTTTGGACATGATACAATCATGGGTGAAGGACATCCTTACTTTAATACGTTTGCTGGCAGTTTGGGGATTATTTTAAAGAATGCAATTCCAGCCGGTTACACTACTGACGGAGTGGTCAATAACATTGGTTCTAATAAAGTTAAGTTCACAATGACGGGTACTTTAAATCAATTTCCGTATAAACTTGACCCTAATGCAATTTATAATATACAGCCAGCTCATACTGTTGGGCAATTTTATATTTATAATAGCGGTGGTAAACGTTGGATGCAATTTGCCCCGCCAATAAGCCAAAACGGGATGGGGGATCAAATATATAGTGATTATAATCACTTATACAATAACGGAACTTTAGTTGGCGACAATAATTCGTACTTAGTTACGAAAAATAACTATGCTCAAATTCAGACCGGGCATACGACTGGTTCTTGTTCGCCGGATGAAGCAAAAATTATTGCTAATATGATTTATTATACGACTACTTTAACAATGAACTCTCCTGGTGACGATTACACGGTTAAGGATGTTACTGCTCCAACAACACCAGTTGTGGCTGGTAATAGTTCTACTGGAGATCAAGTGAGTTTAACTTTGAATGCTCAGGACAATCCAACTGATTACTTTTATCGTGTTAAGGCTAGAACGGCTTCTTCTACCCAATATTCTGATGTAATTAAATCATCAGTTTTGAGCGGGTTCAAAGGATATGTTTATCAAATGGATAGTAATCCTACAGGCTCTCCAGTTATAAATCGAGATCCTAACACGGGAAATATTACAAATATTAATCTTAACCCTGTATCATCTACTAATAATCAGGGGACAATTACACTTAACCGAAGTGCTGCGGTAGGAAAATATTTACACATTGTAGCTGTGGACAAGGAAAATAACGTCTCTGCGGTCAAAACTGTAAATCTTTCTGATTACTTTTGGTGGAATGTTGACAGTAACAATGTATTGACAATCTATCCACATGAACTGAACTTTGATGTAGATCATGTTAGTTACGTTGACGTCGATGGAAAAGTTGTATCTGATTGGCCTTGGTATCAAAAGGACAGTCAGATCGTCAAAACAGTTATTTCTCCTGGGGTAACAGCCAAGAATTCACTTTTTGGACTTTTCAGCAGAATGAGTGCAATGACCTCAATTGAAGGACTAACTCAGCTTGATACCAGTCAAGTAACCAACATGGGTTCAATGTTTTCACAATGTTCATCATTGCCGGCAGTAGACGTAACTCACTTTAATACCAGCAAAGTGACAGATATGTCAAGTATGTTTTCCTACTGCAGCCAGCTGCCTAATTTAGATGTGACTCACTTTGACACCAGTAAAGTAGAAACCATGTCAGCAATGTTTAAGGAATGCAATAACTTAACAAATCTAGATGTGACTAACTTTGATACTAGCAAAGTAACTAATATGGCAGCAATGTTTACGAGCTGTAAGAAGCTGACCAGTTTAGATGTGACCCACTTCAATACAACTCAGGTAACAGATATGAGTTTAATGTTCTTTGAATGCAGTCTGCTTCCAACAATAAATTTGAGCAGTTTCGTTACCAGCAATGTGTTAGATATGCATTCGATGTTTGGGTTTAGTACAGCTTTAACGTCACTAGATCTAAAGAATTTCGATACAAGTAAGGTCACCAGTATGTCAGGGATGTTTTACTACTGCCGGTCATTAACAGATCTCAAGATGGATCCAGTGAAGTTTGATACAAGTCAGGTAACGGCAATGGATAATATGTTCAATCGCTGTACTGTACTGCCAGTTATTGATGTCAGTTTCTTTAAGACAGGTAATGTAACGAATATGAATGGGATGTTTGGGTCCTGTGCTGAGATCACAAGGTTAAACGTAAGCAATTTTGACACCGAAAAAGTTGCGAACTTTAATTCAATGTTCAGTGGGTGCAGCAAGTTAACGAGTTTGGACTTAACGAAATTCAACACGAAGCGGGTGTACAGCAGCTACCGCAAGGGGATGTTAACGAATACGCCGAAGCTGTGGAAGCTCACATTTGGCCCAAACTTTATTCTTGAAGATTATGTCAGCACGGATATGTTATCAAACCCGTCTGTTGGTGCTGCGATCAATGATGTTGATAATCCGACCCCAGTATATTATGTAACTAATCCGCAGTGGCGGGAGGTTGGAGCAGGTTCACCGCACGAACCAAAAGGAGCGGAAGCAACAGTAACTAAAATGATGAATGAATCGTCAATAAGAACTGATACGAGAACCTACGTGTGGGATCAGGTAGGAACTCAGACTTTAGCAGCGACTCCTGGGAGCATAGATCTCGGGACACATGCGGGGTATTTGAAGAATCAGGAGTATGTGAGTACGGCCCAGAATATAAGGAAAACCGACAACCGCAACAGCAATATTTCAAAGCAGTGGCATATTGAAGCAGCAGTAACGAAGCCGTTCACGTTAACGACAGACTCAACGAAGGTGATTAGGGGGAATCCGTTATATTATCACGATACAACAGCAGGGACAACGACACATTTAACACCAACAGGGCAGACCATTTACAGCGGGACCAGAAGCAATAATCAGCCGGACACGAAAAACTATCCATGGACGTTAAGCTTTAAGGCGAGTCCTAGTGATATCCCCAAGGCTGGGAGATATAGTGCAACCGTAACATTTTCTTTGGTGAATGACACGCCTTAATAGCAAATAAAATATTTAAAAATAATTAATCTTAAGTCAATTAGACAACGGTTAATTATTTTTTTATAAAAATTTTGTTTAAAATAAAATTTATAAATTTGACTTTTTGTTACAATTAATGTAGTTTTGCGTAGATAAGTTGATTTAGAAAGTGGATTTATGAATAAGGTAGTAAAGAGATTAGGTTATTTAGTAGTGGTGCTGCTAGGTATTGCAGCCATTGGGTTGAACTTAAATAATAAACAATATAGTAAAGCATCAAATGTTTCTCAAAGTACTGTCCTTACAAAGAATAATAATCAAATTGGTAAAAACCAAGTTAATTCTTTTTTGACAGATCCTCTGCAGCTAAATGATTCACTGCCTAAAATTCAGTCACAATCTAAAATTCAATCACGCGGTGCTGGTCAAACCCCGGTTAGCATGGGACCAGGAGATAGTCAGAATTTCTTTGCCACTGTCGGTAGTGCGGTGGCCAAGGTCAATGACGACGGCACTTGGGATACTATCTCGATTAACGAGCCTAAATATTACCAAGTAGGAGCAGTTACACTTAATGCGACGGTTGATATGACCAAAGATTTCAATTTTAGCTGGAATTTAAAAATTGATCGATCTTCGGTTGCTTTTTTAGCTGATGGATTGGGTTTTATCTTCCATCCATTATATAGTCCGGGTGAAACGATCACTGATTTACAAGGCGGGACATCTTATGTTTTACCGGGAATATTTGGGCGCCACTCGGACACAACTGCGGTCACTAGTGCAACTGATCCAGATAATGGTCAAAATATTCATTCCATTGGGATCAATGGTGGAGATCTTGGAATCAGTGACATTATGAACGCCATCAGCTTTAAGATTGACACAGCATATAACGGAGTTATGGGAACTAGAACACCAAATACGCCATACGGTAGTCCTCGTCATTACTTAGATATAGATCGATATCCTGATGATTATTATGCGGGTACTACAGCGGGCGGTTCAACTAACGGTTCATTTGTAACGACCGATAACACTGGATTTTCTTCGGCATCACAATATTCAGCACCGCTAAATGGGCTTACAGTGACTCCTAAAAGTGACGCGTTTGGTAGTGTTAGCGGAGCTGCAATTGTAGTTCCAGACAGCACTTGGCGTCCAATGCAAATTTTCTATACTGCGGCGACACATACCCTAAAAGTTACGATTGGTGATGGATCGACAGGACAAGTCACTTGGAACAAAATTTTAAATGCTAATGAACAAGCGATAATTGCTAGAAAGCCTAGTTGGGCGTTTTCAATTTTAGGTTCCACCGGAGCGGGAGTTGAAGGCAACACAATCAAAAATATCCGTGGCTCATTTACACCAGGGGATTCGGTAATTACAACTCGTTATATTGACGAAAATGGTAATGATTTGCAATCTCCTGTTTCGACGCTGGAAGCAAATTGGCAGGTGAGTCATCCTGGGTCAACACGGTTTACGGATTCAACGAGTCCAGCGACGATTGTGAAAAATGGAAAAACTTATCGGAGATCTCAGGTTAACGGGACTTTCTTTGATAACAATACCCGTACTAATAAGCGTTTAGGGGCACCTGGAACTGGAACAACAGTTAATAATATTGGTAGTAATGTATCAGTTACGACTAGTTTTGGAAATATAATTTTTATTAATTATATCTACCGGCAGGAGTTATCAGCAGGGAGTACAGACGTAACATCAGATTTACAGGTAAGTACCGATGGAATTAACTATGCGAAGACAGTAAATCTTCATCCTGGACAGGACATTACGTTTAAGTATAGCGCTAAGAATAATAACCTCCCGGGAGTCTGGTCGAAAGTAACAGCAGTTCAGTCGTTAGGGGGACTGTTTGCACCAGTAAGCCCGCTGCCAAACGGGGTAACGCAAAACGGAGGTTTATTATACATTCCGTTAAACTTTGGGTCAATAAATGACCTAAGGCCGGGAGAAACAGGAACAAATACGATTAAGATGAAGTATCAGGGGGTTGAAAAAGTCAATTTAACTGCCAATGATACGGGCCAGATTACCGTAACTAGTAACCCGGCAACACCTGGTACGGCAAAAGCATCCACTGTTGTATCAAAAGTGTCGATCTATGATCAGTCTAATCAGTTGATCGATGATAATGGAGCCCCTATCTACGGATCATATTTCTATAACGCTGCAAACACACAAGCACCTTTAGCTAATACCGATACGCGTTACAATACGGCCAACTACATCCCGACAACTGATTCAGTGACGGTCAACGATCAAG
Proteins encoded in this window:
- a CDS encoding carbohydrate ABC transporter permease, whose product is MINQKTGWKQTLHALIYLAPMMILLSIFFLYPIISTFLLSAFKKYNFYTNVGDGVGFTNFIYLWRDPLFHKAVLNTFVFVLGVVPASIIISLGISMLLNRFKKVRGFFQTLYFLPYVTSTVAIAMVWVWIYHSDYGVLNFILGLFHIKPIGWLTNPHYTMLTLIIFSIWKNLGLNIILFLVALNSVPKQYYLSASLDGANSWQQFTNITLPLISPTTFLVTINAMIASFKVFDQIYVFYHNTAGPNNSGITIVYYLYQKFYVENNYTVASAAGVVLFVIIIIATLLQNYVSKHYVHY
- the asnA gene encoding aspartate--ammonia ligase, giving the protein MHLIIPDSYESKLSVRETEEAIRYIRETFQNEFGKEMNLSRLSAPMFVEKKTGLNDNLNGIEKPVSFTMADMGDEQIEIVHSLAKWKRVALKRYGFGLHEGLYTNMNAIRKDEDLDNYHSAYVDQWDWEKVISKDERNLDTLQSTVKEIFKVIKHMEHEVWYKYPQSVHHLPDEIHFITTQELEDRYPDLSPDERENEIAKELGAVFVMKIGGALKSGERHDGRAPDYDDWDLNGDIIFWYEPLNRKLEVSSMGIRVDAESLKRQLKIAGAEDRLNLPYHQIVLNEEVPFTIGGGIGQSRLCMLLLGKAHVGEVQASIWPDEMIDKCESNGIHLL
- the relB gene encoding type II toxin-antitoxin system RelB family antitoxin; translation: MTTVSLIINDEDMKLIKKFVKVHNLTFSDFAREAMFEKIEDEYDLKELRQAMLEDEGEHLSHAEVMKEFGL
- a CDS encoding MerR family transcriptional regulator; the encoded protein is MQKEKTTYSISEAAQMLNVSPSTLRYYDQEGIIPDLHKNKSGIRKFTSQNIETLNLIGCLKCAGMSIKDIKVFMEWCNLGDSTLTKRLEMFQNLKNKTLAQMQELQNTLDTIEYKCDYYTQAVQDGTEKNVHHEHLNQNKKR
- a CDS encoding BspA family leucine-rich repeat surface protein; the encoded protein is MKNIKKIVIFILLTLCSITVVLAATRKQDSKAADFTPDILLKTKDEQKDKNNQLFFDPFKQETGLPKNQNYGITPRIGAQLVQYGSFRLTGDSRQDVNGKNSVHLEWAAVPDLLDGYVVERTLNSSATVWDNPPVNYGKHVTILNIYPNNSNYLKSWMDQIDPNTGQPVSMGLISVDAVSLTEFNKNPDYYLKKGTSSYQYDGIYFGSEDVNGGYTPGEHDLTASSQPVVAAFGATGRSVIFGHDTIMGEGHPYFNTFAGSLGIILKNAIPAGYTTDGVVNNIGSNKVKFTMTGTLNQFPYKLDPNAIYNIQPAHTVGQFYIYNSGGKRWMQFAPPISQNGMGDQIYSDYNHLYNNGTLVGDNNSYLVTKNNYAQIQTGHTTGSCSPDEAKIIANMIYYTTTLTMNSPGDDYTVKDVTAPTTPVVAGNSSTGDQVSLTLNAQDNPTDYFYRVKARTASSTQYSDVIKSSVLSGFKGYVYQMDSNPTGSPVINRDPNTGNITNINLNPVSSTNNQGTITLNRSAAVGKYLHIVAVDKENNVSAVKTVNLSDYFWWNVDSNNVLTIYPHELNFDVDHVSYVDVDGKVVSDWPWYQKDSQIVKTVISPGVTAKNSLFGLFSRMSAMTSIEGLTQLDTSQVTNMGSMFSQCSSLPAVDVTHFNTSKVTDMSSMFSYCSQLPNLDVTHFDTSKVETMSAMFKECNNLTNLDVTNFDTSKVTNMAAMFTSCKKLTSLDVTHFNTTQVTDMSLMFFECSLLPTINLSSFVTSNVLDMHSMFGFSTALTSLDLKNFDTSKVTSMSGMFYYCRSLTDLKMDPVKFDTSQVTAMDNMFNRCTVLPVIDVSFFKTGNVTNMNGMFGSCAEITRLNVSNFDTEKVANFNSMFSGCSKLTSLDLTKFNTKRVYSSYRKGMLTNTPKLWKLTFGPNFILEDYVSTDMLSNPSVGAAINDVDNPTPVYYVTNPQWREVGAGSPHEPKGAEATVTKMMNESSIRTDTRTYVWDQVGTQTLAATPGSIDLGTHAGYLKNQEYVSTAQNIRKTDNRNSNISKQWHIEAAVTKPFTLTTDSTKVIRGNPLYYHDTTAGTTTHLTPTGQTIYSGTRSNNQPDTKNYPWTLSFKASPSDIPKAGRYSATVTFSLVNDTP
- a CDS encoding BspA family leucine-rich repeat surface protein, which codes for MNKVVKRLGYLVVVLLGIAAIGLNLNNKQYSKASNVSQSTVLTKNNNQIGKNQVNSFLTDPLQLNDSLPKIQSQSKIQSRGAGQTPVSMGPGDSQNFFATVGSAVAKVNDDGTWDTISINEPKYYQVGAVTLNATVDMTKDFNFSWNLKIDRSSVAFLADGLGFIFHPLYSPGETITDLQGGTSYVLPGIFGRHSDTTAVTSATDPDNGQNIHSIGINGGDLGISDIMNAISFKIDTAYNGVMGTRTPNTPYGSPRHYLDIDRYPDDYYAGTTAGGSTNGSFVTTDNTGFSSASQYSAPLNGLTVTPKSDAFGSVSGAAIVVPDSTWRPMQIFYTAATHTLKVTIGDGSTGQVTWNKILNANEQAIIARKPSWAFSILGSTGAGVEGNTIKNIRGSFTPGDSVITTRYIDENGNDLQSPVSTLEANWQVSHPGSTRFTDSTSPATIVKNGKTYRRSQVNGTFFDNNTRTNKRLGAPGTGTTVNNIGSNVSVTTSFGNIIFINYIYRQELSAGSTDVTSDLQVSTDGINYAKTVNLHPGQDITFKYSAKNNNLPGVWSKVTAVQSLGGLFAPVSPLPNGVTQNGGLLYIPLNFGSINDLRPGETGTNTIKMKYQGVEKVNLTANDTGQITVTSNPATPGTAKASTVVSKVSIYDQSNQLIDDNGAPIYGSYFYNAANTQAPLANTDTRYNTANYIPTTDSVTVNDQGWWDYNPTSKVLNIYPHRLNAYNDAVVTPTNIPNFPDVDWPWKQYSADITKVVINPGVTSSGSVSHLFNGLSAVTEFVGLNNLDLTNATDLNSLFAGCSSIESLDLSIFNTPNVTIMYRLVQKCTNLKRVTFGPNFITSNVDDFSGMFEGDKSLTDLDVSHFDTSKAENTYAMFSMCESLEAIDVSHFDMSHVTNANWMFLHCLKLKELDTSNFVTSSLTNMQSMFSDCPLITHLDLSKFDVSNVTDMSYLFEKSSGLTELDLSSFNIKPTANTLNMFNLAPPSVTEPNRISALWKLTLGSGTKLGSQTLLPNPKPGTAINDIANPVPPNPQYYATNAQWREALTPTTVHAPTGAAKTAAQIATDSLTNTSAHTYVWDQNGTQTLAAAPGNINFGTHAGYLKNKEYKSASQNLKVTDNRNVKTGKRWHVEAAVTSPFKLSTNSTKVIRGNPLYHRNTTTGVVTHLLPTAQTLHSGTATSGYQDVKNYPWTLSFKAQPSDIPRAGRYNATVTFTLINDTP